A single bacterium DNA region contains:
- a CDS encoding MBL fold metallo-hydrolase — translation MKLTQIRNATLMLEYAGKKFLIDPMLAEKEAWDGFAGNARPHLRNPMVDLPVPVE, via the coding sequence ATGAAATTAACGCAAATCCGCAATGCCACACTTATGCTGGAATATGCCGGTAAAAAATTCCTTATCGATCCGATGCTGGCAGAAAAGGAGGCCTGGGATGGTTTTGCCGGGAATGCTCGCCCGCACCTGCGTAATCCCATGGTTGACTTGCCTGTGCCTGTAGAA